A single Argentina anserina chromosome 7, drPotAnse1.1, whole genome shotgun sequence DNA region contains:
- the LOC126801462 gene encoding E3 ubiquitin-protein ligase WAV3-like isoform X1 produces the protein MGSKWRKARMALGLNLCVYLPKTLEDSSPSSVDSEERLSDAALLSPANLGSSRPQTPTPSSHGLKLSRSGSKSTSKQTCSICLTKMKQGGGHAIFTAECSHSFHFHCIASNVKHGNQICPVCRAKWKEIPLQGPTADPSPGRAPIDPVGWPQNDALMTVVRRLPPRRDLSRRHIVPLFPATEPGIFNDDEPLDHQTMLAERSSSNKNCADDNCFRTIEIKTYPEVSAVSNSKSFDNFTVLVNLKAAASTTTQNPCRDQSSLSQFSQNCRAPVDLVTVLDISGSMAGTKLALLKRAMGFVIQNLGSNDRLSVVAFSSTARRLFPLRRMTDTGRQQALQAVNSLVANGGTNIAEGLRKGGKILEDRRGKNPVASIILLSDGQDTYTVSGSGANQAQPNYQLLLPLPIHSGDNTGFQIPVHAFGFGADHDASSMHSISEISGGTFSFIETEAVIQDAFAQCIGGLLSVVVQELQVEVECINTNVCLSSLKAGNYPSRVMVGGRKGSIDVGDLYAEEERDFLVSVNVPAEFSSNLTSLIKVRCIFKDPLAKEMATLESEEVGIQRPAVAGQVVVSIEVDRQRNRLQAAEAMAQARAAAERGDLAGAASTLEDCRRVLSETVSAKSNDRLCVALDAELKEMQERMASRHVYEASGRAYILSGLSSHSWQRATARGDSTDGSSLVQSYQTPSMVEMLTRSQAMLLGSPSAQRLIRPLYSQPKPR, from the exons ATGGGAAGTAAATGGAGGAAGGCAAGGATGGCACTGGGTCTGAATCTCTGTGTCTATCTTCCCAAAACGCTAGAGGACTCATCTCCTTCCTCTGTGGACTCAGAAGAGAGATTGTCTGATGCTGCTCTGCTTTCACCAGCCAATTTGGGCTCATCCAGGCctcaaacaccaacaccatCTTCTCATGGCTTGAAGCTCTCTAGGAGTGGAAGCAAATCTACTTCCAAG CAGACGTGCTCGATATGCTTAACCAAAATGAAGCAAGGAGGTGGCCACGCTATATTCACTGCAGAGTGTTCACATTCTTTCCATTTCCATTGCATTGCATCAAATGTAAAACATGGCAATCAAATCTGCCCAGTATGTAGGGCTAAATGGAAGGAAATCCCTCTGCAGGGTCCCACTGCGGATCCTTCCCCTGGAAGGGCACCTATTGATCCAGTAGGTTGGCCTCAAAATGATGCTTTGATGACTGTTGTTCGCAGattacctcctcgaagagacTTGAGCCGAAGGCACATTGTGCCACTATTTCCAGCCACTGAACCAGGCATATTCAATGATGATGAACCTTTGGATCACCAAACTATGCTTGCTGAAAGAAGCTCTTCCAATAAAAATTGTGCGGATGACAATTGTTTTAGAActatagaaataaaaacgtaCCCTGAGGTCTCAGCTGTGTCGAATTCCAAATCTTTTGATAACTTCACAGTTTTGGTCAATCTGAAAGCTGCCGCCTCAACTACAACGCAAAATCCTTGCAGAGACCAATCCAGCTTGTCACAATTTTCTCAGAATTGTCGTGCTCCAGTAGACCTGGTCACAGTGCTTGATATTAGTGGTAGCATGGCAGGAACTAAGCTTGCACTGCTGAAACGGGCAATGGGGTTTGTGATACAGAATCTTGGCTCTAATGACAGGCTGTCAGTTGTTGCCTTCTCTTCTACTGCCCGTCGCCTCTTTCCGCTCCGACGAATGACTGACACTGGACGCCAGCAGGCTCTGCAAGCTGTCAACTCTTTGGTTGCAAATGGTGGGACCAACATTGCTGAAGGCTTGAGAAAGGGAGGTAAGATATTGGAAGATCGGAGGGGAAAGAATCCTGTTGCCAGCATAATACTGTTGTCTGATGGTCAGGACACTTATACTGTCAGCGGGTCTGGGGCAAACCAAGCTCAACCAAATTATCAGTTGCTCCTCCCTTTGCCTATTCATAGTGGTGACAACACAGGCTTCCAGATTCCAGTGCATGCATTTGGGTTTGGTGCAGATCATGATGCATCGTCGATGCATTCAATTTCAGAGATTTCTGGAGGCACCTTTTCTTTCATAGAGACTGAAGCTGTTATCCAGGATGCATTTGCACAGTGCATTGGGGGTCTTTTGAGTGTTGTGGTACAAGAGTTGCAGGTGGAAGTGGAGTGTATAAATACAAATGTCTGCCTTAGTTCACTGAAGGCGGGAAATTACCCAAGTCGTGTGATGGTTGGTGGACGCAAGGGGTCTATTGATGTTGGAGACTTGTATGCCGAAGAAGAAAGGGATTTTCTGGTTTCAGTTAATGTCCCAGCAGAGTTTTCCAGCAATCTAACATCATTGATAAAGGTGAGATGCATTTTCAAGGATCCGTTGGCTAAAGAAATGGCAACATTAGAGAGTGAAGAAGTTGGAATTCAGAGACCTGCAGTGGCGGGAcaagtagtagtgtccatagAAGTGGACAGGCAACGTAATAGGCTGCAAGCAGCTGAGGCCATGGCACAGGCACGAGCTGCAGCTGAGCGGGGAGACTTAGCGGGTGCAGCTTCAACCCTTGAAGATTGTCGGAGGGTATTGTCAGAGACTGTGTCAGCAAAATCTAATGACCGCCTGTGTGTAGCACTGGATGCTGAGCTCAAGGAAATGCAAGAGAGGATGGCAAGTAGGCATGTATACGAAGCATCTGGTAGGGCATACATTCTTTCAGGTCTGAGCTCACACTCATGGCAAAGAGCAACAGCAAGAGGTGACTCCACCGATGGTTCAAGCCTTGTTCAGTCGTATCAAACCCCGTCAATGGTTGAGATGCTTACTCGATCTCAGGCTATGTTGTTGGGCAGTCCATCAGCCCAGAGGCTTATCCGACCATTATATTCACAACCAAAGCCGAGGTAA
- the LOC126801462 gene encoding E3 ubiquitin-protein ligase WAV3-like isoform X2 gives MGSKWRKARMALGLNLCVYLPKTLEDSSPSSVDSEERLSDAALLSPANLGSSRPQTPTPSSHGLKLSRSGSKSTSKTCSICLTKMKQGGGHAIFTAECSHSFHFHCIASNVKHGNQICPVCRAKWKEIPLQGPTADPSPGRAPIDPVGWPQNDALMTVVRRLPPRRDLSRRHIVPLFPATEPGIFNDDEPLDHQTMLAERSSSNKNCADDNCFRTIEIKTYPEVSAVSNSKSFDNFTVLVNLKAAASTTTQNPCRDQSSLSQFSQNCRAPVDLVTVLDISGSMAGTKLALLKRAMGFVIQNLGSNDRLSVVAFSSTARRLFPLRRMTDTGRQQALQAVNSLVANGGTNIAEGLRKGGKILEDRRGKNPVASIILLSDGQDTYTVSGSGANQAQPNYQLLLPLPIHSGDNTGFQIPVHAFGFGADHDASSMHSISEISGGTFSFIETEAVIQDAFAQCIGGLLSVVVQELQVEVECINTNVCLSSLKAGNYPSRVMVGGRKGSIDVGDLYAEEERDFLVSVNVPAEFSSNLTSLIKVRCIFKDPLAKEMATLESEEVGIQRPAVAGQVVVSIEVDRQRNRLQAAEAMAQARAAAERGDLAGAASTLEDCRRVLSETVSAKSNDRLCVALDAELKEMQERMASRHVYEASGRAYILSGLSSHSWQRATARGDSTDGSSLVQSYQTPSMVEMLTRSQAMLLGSPSAQRLIRPLYSQPKPR, from the exons ATGGGAAGTAAATGGAGGAAGGCAAGGATGGCACTGGGTCTGAATCTCTGTGTCTATCTTCCCAAAACGCTAGAGGACTCATCTCCTTCCTCTGTGGACTCAGAAGAGAGATTGTCTGATGCTGCTCTGCTTTCACCAGCCAATTTGGGCTCATCCAGGCctcaaacaccaacaccatCTTCTCATGGCTTGAAGCTCTCTAGGAGTGGAAGCAAATCTACTTCCAAG ACGTGCTCGATATGCTTAACCAAAATGAAGCAAGGAGGTGGCCACGCTATATTCACTGCAGAGTGTTCACATTCTTTCCATTTCCATTGCATTGCATCAAATGTAAAACATGGCAATCAAATCTGCCCAGTATGTAGGGCTAAATGGAAGGAAATCCCTCTGCAGGGTCCCACTGCGGATCCTTCCCCTGGAAGGGCACCTATTGATCCAGTAGGTTGGCCTCAAAATGATGCTTTGATGACTGTTGTTCGCAGattacctcctcgaagagacTTGAGCCGAAGGCACATTGTGCCACTATTTCCAGCCACTGAACCAGGCATATTCAATGATGATGAACCTTTGGATCACCAAACTATGCTTGCTGAAAGAAGCTCTTCCAATAAAAATTGTGCGGATGACAATTGTTTTAGAActatagaaataaaaacgtaCCCTGAGGTCTCAGCTGTGTCGAATTCCAAATCTTTTGATAACTTCACAGTTTTGGTCAATCTGAAAGCTGCCGCCTCAACTACAACGCAAAATCCTTGCAGAGACCAATCCAGCTTGTCACAATTTTCTCAGAATTGTCGTGCTCCAGTAGACCTGGTCACAGTGCTTGATATTAGTGGTAGCATGGCAGGAACTAAGCTTGCACTGCTGAAACGGGCAATGGGGTTTGTGATACAGAATCTTGGCTCTAATGACAGGCTGTCAGTTGTTGCCTTCTCTTCTACTGCCCGTCGCCTCTTTCCGCTCCGACGAATGACTGACACTGGACGCCAGCAGGCTCTGCAAGCTGTCAACTCTTTGGTTGCAAATGGTGGGACCAACATTGCTGAAGGCTTGAGAAAGGGAGGTAAGATATTGGAAGATCGGAGGGGAAAGAATCCTGTTGCCAGCATAATACTGTTGTCTGATGGTCAGGACACTTATACTGTCAGCGGGTCTGGGGCAAACCAAGCTCAACCAAATTATCAGTTGCTCCTCCCTTTGCCTATTCATAGTGGTGACAACACAGGCTTCCAGATTCCAGTGCATGCATTTGGGTTTGGTGCAGATCATGATGCATCGTCGATGCATTCAATTTCAGAGATTTCTGGAGGCACCTTTTCTTTCATAGAGACTGAAGCTGTTATCCAGGATGCATTTGCACAGTGCATTGGGGGTCTTTTGAGTGTTGTGGTACAAGAGTTGCAGGTGGAAGTGGAGTGTATAAATACAAATGTCTGCCTTAGTTCACTGAAGGCGGGAAATTACCCAAGTCGTGTGATGGTTGGTGGACGCAAGGGGTCTATTGATGTTGGAGACTTGTATGCCGAAGAAGAAAGGGATTTTCTGGTTTCAGTTAATGTCCCAGCAGAGTTTTCCAGCAATCTAACATCATTGATAAAGGTGAGATGCATTTTCAAGGATCCGTTGGCTAAAGAAATGGCAACATTAGAGAGTGAAGAAGTTGGAATTCAGAGACCTGCAGTGGCGGGAcaagtagtagtgtccatagAAGTGGACAGGCAACGTAATAGGCTGCAAGCAGCTGAGGCCATGGCACAGGCACGAGCTGCAGCTGAGCGGGGAGACTTAGCGGGTGCAGCTTCAACCCTTGAAGATTGTCGGAGGGTATTGTCAGAGACTGTGTCAGCAAAATCTAATGACCGCCTGTGTGTAGCACTGGATGCTGAGCTCAAGGAAATGCAAGAGAGGATGGCAAGTAGGCATGTATACGAAGCATCTGGTAGGGCATACATTCTTTCAGGTCTGAGCTCACACTCATGGCAAAGAGCAACAGCAAGAGGTGACTCCACCGATGGTTCAAGCCTTGTTCAGTCGTATCAAACCCCGTCAATGGTTGAGATGCTTACTCGATCTCAGGCTATGTTGTTGGGCAGTCCATCAGCCCAGAGGCTTATCCGACCATTATATTCACAACCAAAGCCGAGGTAA
- the LOC126803122 gene encoding uncharacterized protein LOC126803122 produces MSAAMMTSVKVDSVKSFKRWGRTHPFIRYGLPMISLTVFGAVGLAHLIQGSKDIAKFKDDQEWEVFETRKALSRTHAYKPKNISLDQELKALQEKVDINNYDYKRIPRPNEDKSH; encoded by the exons ATGAGCGCAGCGATGATGACAAGCGTCAAAGTAGACTCAGTGAAATCATTCAAGAGATGGGGCAGGACCCACCCTTTCATCCGGTACGGACTTCCGATGATCTCCCTCACCGTGTTCGGCGCCGTCGGACTCGCACATCTCATCCAAGGCAGCAAAGACATCGCCAAGTTCAAGGACGACCAGGAATGGGAGGTCTTCGAGACCCGCAAAGCTCTCTCCAGAACCCACGCCTATAAACCCAAGAACATCTCACTCGACCAAGAGCTCAAG GCATTGCAGGAGAAGGTGGACATTAACAACTACGATTACAAGAGGATTCCGCGCCCGAATGAAGACAAGTCACACTAG
- the LOC126802907 gene encoding large ribosomal RNA subunit accumulation protein YCED homolog 1, chloroplastic-like: protein MSFVVTSPSIVSSSYITRRGGSRLKCCEGTSKVSHFPCIHCKFQSCITKNIHTPLRRKPDAMSTSTVMNCAKPNFQSFTDESTVFLDLGDHGDEDGEDIDSPWEGAVVYKRNASITHVEYCTTLERLGLGNLSTEVSKSRASVMGLRVTKAVKDYPNGTPVQISIDITRRKQKLRLDGIIKTVITLTCNRCGDPAAESIFSNFSLLLTDEPVEEPDILNMGVIYGDNVKTSTGFGGEENDDDSIDFEDQLYFRPEDKEIDISKHIRDSVHLEITISATCNPNCKGLCLSCGKNLNTGNCICGKQEVKKTTFGPLGNLKKQMQQR from the exons ATGTCTTTTGTAGTAACGTCACCCTCTATTGTCAGCTCTTCATATATTACCCGACGTGGAGGTTCTAGGTTGAAATGTTGTGAGGGTACTTCTAAGGTTTCACACTTTCCCTGTATTCATTGCAAGTTTCAGTCTTGCATTACTAAGAATATCCATACACCATTGAGAAGAAAACCAGATGCTATGTCAACGTCCACAGTGATGAATTGCGCAAAACCCAATTTTCAATCTTTCACTGATGAAAGcacagtttttcttgatttgggTGATCATGGAGATGAAGATGGTGAAGATATAGATTCACCATGGGAAGGGGCAGTTGTTTACAAGAGAAACGCTTCGATAACACATGTTGAGTACTGTACTACATTGGAGAGGCTTGGGTTGGGAAACCTTTCGACAGAGGTCTCCAAATCTAGGGCTTCAGTAATGGGGTTACGGGTGACCAAAGCTGTGAAGGATTATCCAAACGGAACGCCAGTTCAGATTTCCATTGACATCACAAGGAGGAAGCAAAAATTGAGGCTTGATGGGATCATTAAAACTGTCATCACACTGACATGCAACAG GTGCGGCGATCCAGCAGCTGAGTCCATCTTCTCCAACTTCTCACTTCTCCTAACTGATGAACCCGTAGAAGAACCTGATATCCTCAATATGGGAGTAATATATGGAGACAATGTCAAAACCAGTACAGGATTTGGTGGGGAGGAAAATGATGATGACTCAATTGACTTCGAGGATCAGCTGTATTTCCGCCCCGAGGACAAAGAAATAGACATTTCAAAGCACATAAGAGACTCAGTGCATCTGGAGATTACCATCTCTGCGACTTGTAATCCGAATTGCAAGGGACTGTGTCTCAGTTGTGGTAAGAATTTGAATACAGGTAATTGTATTTGTGGTAAGCAGGAGGTAAAGAAGACTACTTTTGGACCTCTTGGAAATTTAAAGAAGCAAATGCAGCAAAGATAA
- the LOC126803137 gene encoding protein argonaute 3-like, translating into MVGSEGIVVGKAGNVVAGSGGRVNLGAVGRFGSVGFGRDGIWLPGKDGICVVGFGRVGNGGSALGIGSGGKPLGIGIEGIEVCNRCLAAKLMLMLDKHNAATMIDNREQRLRPAILVKT; encoded by the coding sequence ATGGTGGGGAGTGAAGGGATTGTAGTGGGGAAGGCGGGGAATGTAGTGGCTGGAAGTGGAGGTAGAGTGAACTTGGGAGCAGTGGGAAGGTTTGGCAGTGTTGGGTTTGGGAGAGATGGCATTTGGCTGCCTGGCAAAGATGGCATTTGCGTTGTGGGTTTTGGCAGAGTTGGCAATGGAGGCAGTGCATTGGGCATAGGCAGTGGAGGGAAGCCCTTGGGAATCGGAATCGAAGGAATTGAAGTTTGCAATAGGTGCCTGGCGGCGAAACTCATGTTAATGCTTGACAAACACAATGCTGCTACGATGATCGATAATAGGGAACAACGCTTGAGACCTGCCATATTGGTCAAAACATAA